AATAATGTTTCCCCTAATTCAGACTTAATCCTAAAAGTCTTACATAATTTGATTCAAGCCCAATAGTGccggtaaaaaaaaaactggttaTCATAGGTTGAAATTGGGGGCACCCGTGCAACCCCTTTTTAGGGTGACACTGTAGTCTTCACCATTGATGATATGGACTAAAGttttacataaaattaaaagaaactgCTCGACTTTATAAATAAAACTGCACCATATAGGTAAAAAAGTTACACTTTGAGAGGAGACATAGTTGAAAGGGAAATTTAATATTCTTCATGATCGATGATGGATTTGGAAACAAAATTTGAAAGAGTTGTTGTTGcagagatgaaaaaaaaaaaaaccccattGATTGAGCATGGGGCTGCAAATACTCCACCTAGAGAGCGCGAAAGCCACGGTCAAacgaatcaatatcaatatcaatcaatatcaatatcaatatcaatatcaatcaatatcaatatcaatatcaatatcaatcatcaatatcaatcaatatatattagaaaagaacaacttctagcatgacgtgtcagcaccagattaattcttagtgacgtgtcattctcacgttaattcacataaaaaaaattccacgtgtcattctcaggttaattcttataaaaaaaaattacatttttaaattttagatttgattaggatttaggttgtttatttcttgattttatcttaatttatttttgatctaTTTTTAGAGtatgaattaatttttatggtattttcagatttttaattaatttaagattttatgagtttttattgtgatttgctagattttgatagtttttatctatctttaattagtacctttttaaattttaggtttgattaggatttaggttgtttatttcatgattttatcttaatttatcttattatttatttttagagtattaattaatttttatgttatttttattgaattttcagattttttaattaattcaggattttatgagtttttattgtgatttgctagatttttgtagtttttatctatctttatttattaccttttcaaattttagatttgattaggatttatgttgtttatttcttgattttatcttaatttatcttattattatttatttaatgttaatttcatgaaatattttattttattttagagttatctttagagtataaattaagagaaaaagtttgatgcaccgacggtgtaaagtttttttacaccgtcaaccaatcagatttcaagatgtgccacgtcaattaatgaaattaaataaaaagagagattttctaatattcttgaaatctgattggttaatGGTGTAAAataactttacaccgtcggtgcatagaaattaaagtcataaattaattaggatttagattgtttatttttatcattatattcaattaaagaattttagaaaaaaaaaaacgagtaTGCTAGGGTTCCAGTGCCTTTCTCCTAGCGCCGCCCCTCCTTGCCGTCGCCGATGGCGGCGCTCCGACCCTTGGTCCTGGACGTCTTCTCCCGTGGTCCTGCCGATTCTCCTGCTATGCTCTGTCTTCCAGCGCCGCTCCCTCTTGCGCCGCTCCTCCAACAAATCCCTCCCAAAATGCCACCCTCCATGATTCTTCATCACGATGGGTCACATCACCTGCGAATGTGGGTTAGCAGAAATATTCAATCTTGGTAAGGAAAAAATTCACCTTTATGTTTCTGGCTTCGAATCTTTGATCTGTGAGAATCCAAATCTGGGCTTTACTTTTTTAATGAAAAGCTGTTATGGGAATGAAAGATACAAAGAATTGTATGGAATAATGATGTCAGTGTTCAATTAGTTGGGGTCTTCATGCCATCTGCTGATCTGCATTTGTAATGATGTAacattgttgttttgtttttagcTCTACTTTTCTCCAAATTCATTTACTTTGATTGGTAAAACTGTTTTGAATGAATCCTTTTTAATGTGTGTCATTGTTGAAATAGAGTTCCTTCTTCGTTACTAATTTTATACAATAGGCAATAGGTTCTAAATGTTGAAATAATCTTTAATCAATATTATTTTCTGATAATTGAAATAATCAGGATTATCACTCATTATTCAATGGCCAAACACAGTAGAAAATTATGATTGTCTTGGTCCCCAGCCCCACGAAACATGTCCATATACTGAAAACTTGAAAAGTCCAACTGCTCTACCTTAATTATCTTCAGTTCTGCACCACTGTTAATGAACAAATAAAAAAGGAGATACAGAAAGATGAAGGAAACAATTTTGAGGTAACTCAAAGATTTTCTATTCTGTAGATATTTTCAATGATTTTGAGCTGACTAAAGTGATCTTTattttcctcttccttctccTCTATAGATATAGATCATTTTGTGTGTGTCTAGAGTGTAGTTTATTCACTTAATACCTCTCAGGGAAATGTCAAAGTGTAATCTTTCTATTcattttcctttcttctttttattttcacaaGTGGGTATGCGTGGGATTTTGATTTCACGATCTGGGTCTATATTCCTTCGCTGTTTAGATCTTTAGCAATTTGAGGTTAACTTATGAGCTTCTaaactttctctcttctttaaaCTTATCAAATTTGCTATGTGTGCAGACCAGTTATTTTGAATGTTCTGATTGTTGATAGCAATATTTATTTGCATTTTTCAATCTTTCTCTGCTGATTTGAATATATTTTGTAGGATATGCTTGATTTATGCCCAGAAAAAGTGGAAAATTATGAAAAGAAGTTGAAGAACTTCTACACTGAGCACATCCATCATGATGAAGAGATTCGTTATTGCTTGGAAGGAAGTGGCTACTTCGATGTGCGGGACAAAGGTGACCGATGGATTCGCATTTGGATCAAGGCCGGTGATCTAATCATTTTACCTGCTGGAAGCTACCATCGGATCACTCTTAACACAAGTAACTATGTGAAGGTTTGGAACTATCTTATTCTAACCACAACCATTAAGACTCTAGAGATTAAGTATGTTTCAATAGATAAAGATTCAAAGCTTTTATGGGTTGATTAATCATTAGTTGTTCTGTTTCTGTGCATATCTGTGTGCAGTTGATGAGGTTGTTTATCGGCGAGCCTGTATGGACAGCATATAATCGACCACAGGAAGATAACCTTGCTAGAAAGGAATACATGAAGGGCTTGAAGCAGAGAGGGAGCGACGAACATGAGAAGAACCGAGAAAGCAAAGGGGTCTCTGAAATCTCTGCCAATAGTCCAAGGTTAGTCCTTCCCCAAAACCTTAATCCCCCAAATGTTGTAAGTTCTGAGGTGTCTATTGGTTCGTGTCATCTTTAAGTCCTAGAATTGATAGTGTCTAATATTTCTTTCACTTTTTCATGATACACTTTTTATCTAATGGTGTAGAAGAAGTTTTGCTATGTTTTTTTCACAATTCCTTGAGAAATTTTGGGGAGTAGAAATAAAGTTGTTTCAGATTATCATACTCCGTGGGATATGCACTTCAAAATTGATATCATGCTATTGTCCGTCCATTGCAAAAATTAGAATTAAGAATCCTAACACCAGCATTATATCAAAGCTATGATAAAATTACTTTAATTCAATGTGTGCATACATTGTAATGCATGACTGTTATAATGTGCTTTCCCCCTCACCCCTTCCAAGGCTTACCGGTTTACTGTCTGCATTTTTGTTTGACTCTAACAACTGATAGATGTAACATCTGGACGTGATTTGTATTGGTGAAGCTCAATTCTTCGATGATCTTAACAGTAATTTATTTAAAACACCTATTGTAGATACTTTGTATAATTTTCTTTCTAGGATGCATGGATAATTTTTGTTATGTATCCAGGTAGGGGAAAATAGCACTTACAGATCTTGAGAGTGTTGGGGACCGGCTTCTGTTAACTAGCCTGTATGTTGATTCTGGCCGGTGGTGAAAGGTTGAGAAGTTCAAGAAGATTCTGAAGAAGGGGAAAATTCATAAAACTTCATGGATTGAGCTGGGTATATATGTATAATAATACTATATGCATGTAAATGATTCTTTCTGGCCGGAGGCCCCTTTTCACTTTGCTACATTATTTAGGTAGATAGGCCATGAGTTTGCATTGTGAATATTTGCTCAATTTTTTTGGTTTGACACTTTGACTGAATCTGGTGTGCCTAAATTTGAGTTTGATAGTTAGTGCACAAAATCTCATCGTGATGTTAGTGAGGCATGAAGCCAAAATTTAAATATGAACCTGGTGTTTTATACATGTAATAGTTTTAAAAGTTAGTTTGCTTTAGGTGTTACCTACATTCTTTGCTACATCTCCCTGTGTTCAGATTTTGTTGCTATCAATGGACAGTGGTTGCTATTGTATGAGATCATTTGTTTTTAGATAATAGATGGTGCTTTAAGTGTCTTTTCATTagagatttttgtttttaagtCCAGGTCATACATTACTTTTAAACACTTTATGTTTGATCTAAACGTTTTGTCACAAATGTGGCATTAATGTTACCGCATTTCTATAAAACAAAATGTTACCGcattcatttatatatatatatatatatatatatatatatatatatattaattacaaaggTAAAAATTCTCATACAAAGGaattttttacataaaaaaattaaataaattacaagagtgtatatttatatatgatttAGGGGTATAACATGATTTAAAGCTCACACGGGGAGGAATATCACgcttaaaaataatttcaatataatttaatatgattaattttagtatttttcataattttaagagtgtatatttatatatgtactataaatttatttttgctAAAATATTAGGGTTATGAGCTCCCACGGGGAGGAACACTTTATATGAAAATTTGTTTAGGTTAAAAAAATctgtttttatataatttaagcatatttttcataatttttaaaataatttaaacagTGATAATATATCTATGTACTGTTACATATTTAGACTACACGAACGACACCCTTCATGCAACGCAGGGTATACGTCTTAGCAAACAAAATTCAATTATACCTCATATGTGCAAAATTGCAGATTTTACTCAATTAATTCATGTGTCTTTCAGAATCTTTATATTGGTTATTTCAATGTATGGTACAAAGCACTAGAATTGAATGTCTgaatttcagttttttaaatatctacattttcattatgattgttctttcaatcttggtatgtataatttttaataatcaaaatattgatTAATATATCAAATACAATGGTAAATTtcaccgtgcaacgcacgggtaaaattgttagaacattggtttaggcgtttagcatattagaaaggatagcaccagttttaaaagtctaacctcaatagtatagcttgagcgaataaagataagcagtaaaatctcatccatgatatgtagttctgtagttgtaacggcaagcaccaacaataataattaatttcctcggtACAAGAAGCAGacaagaaaagaagaactcctaTCAGgatgatttagtgacgtgtcattctcacgttaattttcataaaaaaaaattccacgtgtcattcttagGTTAGTTCTcattaaaaaatacatttttaaattttagattttattaggatttaggttgtttatttcttgattttaccttaatttatttatagagtattaattaatttttatggtattttatatttttaaaagtagAGTGATGTGGCCTAATAATAATAGGGAGTCTACAAATTAATTGTCTCATTCTCCAAAATAGAATTCAGATTTAAGTTATTAGGACTTTTCCTCGGACCTTTTCCTCatgtaactaaaaaaaaatttaaactattacgagattaatttttatgcactgtCTTTGTAAATACGTTTTTTACAATCATTCGATCACATCTTCCAtttcttattttaaatattattaaattcaaaattgattat
This portion of the Lotus japonicus ecotype B-129 chromosome 3, LjGifu_v1.2 genome encodes:
- the LOC130743583 gene encoding acireductone dioxygenase 1-like, translated to MAALRPLVLDVFSRGPADSPAMLCLPAPLPLAPLLQQIPPKMPPSMILHHDGSHHLRMWFCTTVNEQIKKEIQKDEGNNFEDMLDLCPEKVENYEKKLKNFYTEHIHHDEEIRYCLEGSGYFDVRDKGDRWIRIWIKAGDLIILPAGSYHRITLNTSNYVKLMRLFIGEPVWTAYNRPQEDNLARKEYMKGLKQRGSDEHEKNRESKGVSEISANSPR